One Mercurialis annua linkage group LG3, ddMerAnnu1.2, whole genome shotgun sequence DNA window includes the following coding sequences:
- the LOC126674328 gene encoding cytochrome P450 78A5 — protein MSKDFSFQYFPFVSLTGYSPFFGFECILCVVLILLISVFSFFLSPGGLAWSVYKALFNQTNGVSSKPTVPIPGPSGWPVVGMVLAFTSSLTHRVLAKTSELFKAKTLMAFSIGFTRFIISSHPDTAKEILNSSAFADRPVKESAYELLFHRAMGFAPFGEYWRNLRRISATHLFSPKRIAYFGGFRGEIGQKMVAEIKGVMEKNGVVEVKKIMHFGSLNNVMKSVFGKSYDFNKDGGNREAYELEDLVNEGYELLGIFNWSDHFPLLGWLDLQGVRKRCRNLVGRVNVFVGKIIDEHRVRRAENIGGGVDESCGDFVDVLLDLQENKLSDSDMIAILWEMIFRGTDTVAILLEWILARMVLHPDVQAKAQSEIDAVVGSNRLVSDSDLPNLPYLHAIVKETLRVHPPGPLLSWARLAIHDTQIGHHFVPAGTTAMVNMWSITHDQQFWSEPEMFKPERFLEEDVPIMGSDLRLAPFGSGRRVCPGKAMGLATVELWLAQLLQSFKWVPSDDFEVNLSENLKLSMEMKNSLVCKAVARVCA, from the exons ATGTCAAAAGATTTCAGCTTTCAGTATTTCCCGTTCGTTTCTCTAACTGGGTATTCACCATTTTTTGGATTCGAATGCATTTTGTGTGTTGTTCTTATTCTGCTGATCTCcgttttttccttctttttgtCACCCGGTGGTCTGGCTTGGTCTGTTTACAAAGCTCTGTTTAATCAGACCAATGGGGTCTCATCCAAACCTACTGTTCCAATTCCTGGGCCGTCTGGTTGGCCAGTGGTTGGTATGGTTTTAGCTTTTACTAGCTCTTTAACTCATAGAGTTCTTGCTAAAACTTCTGAGCTTTTCAAAGCCAAGACTTTAATGGCTTTTTCCATTGGTTTTACTCGTTTTATAATCTCTAGCCACCCTGATACAGCTAAGGAGATTCTAAACAGTTCAGCTTTTGCTGATAGGCCTGTGAAAGAGTCAGCTTACGAACTTTTATTTCATAGAGCAATGGGGTTTGCTCCATTTGGCGAGTATTGGAGGAATTTAAGGAGAATTTCTGCCACCCATTTGTTTAGCCCTAAGAGAATCGCTTATTTTGGCGGGTTTAGAGGTGAAATAGGGCAAAAGATGGTGGCTGAGATTAAGGGTGTAATGGAGAAAAATGGTGTTGTTGAAGTTAAGAAAATAATGCACTTTGGATCCTTAAACAATGTTATGAAGAGTGTTTTTGGTAAGAGTTATGATTTTAACAAGGATGGTGGTAATAGAGAAGCTTATGAGCTTGAGGATTTGGTTAATGAAGGGTATGAGTTGCTTGGGATTTTCAACTGGAGTGATCATTTTCCATTGTTGGGTTGGTTGGATTTGCAAGGTGTGAGGAAAAGGTGTAGGAATCTTGTTGGTAGGGTTAATGTTTTTGTGGGGAAGATTATTGATGAACATAGAGTTAGAAGGGCTGAGAATATTGGTGGAGGAGTTGATGAAAGTTGTGGTGATTTTGTTGATGTTTTGCTTGATTTGCAGGAGAATAAGCTGAGTGATTCTGATATGATTGCTATTTTATGG GAAATGATCTTTAGAGGTACTGATACAGTTGCCATTCTCCTTGAATGGATTCTTGCGAGAATGGTTTTGCATCCCGACGTACAAGCGAAAGCCCAATCTGAAATCGATGCTGTTGTTGGCTCTAACCGACTAGTCAGCGATTCTGATCTGCCTAACCTGCCGTACCTTCATGCCATTGTCAAAGAAACTTTGAGAGTGCACCCACCCGGTCCACTTCTTTCCTGGGCGAGGCTAGCCATTCATGACACCCAAATAGGCCATCATTTTGTCCCGGCAGGCACCACAGCTATGGTTAATATGTGGTCTATAACTCATGACCAACAGTTCTGGTCAGAACCGGAGATGTTCAAACCAGAAAGGTTTTTGGAAGAAGATGTTCCGATTATGGGGTCCGATCTTAGGTTGGCTCCTTTCGGTTCAGGACGTAGGGTTTGTCCTGGTAAAGCTATGGGCTTGGCTACTGTCGAGCTTTGGCTGGCTCAGCTTCTTCAAAGCTTCAAGTGGGTGCCTAGTGATGATTTTGAAGTAAATTTGTCTGAAAACCTGAAGCTTTCTATGGAGATGAAGAACTCTTTGGTATGCAAAGCTGTGGCTAGGGTTTGTGCTTGA